The Klebsiella sp. RHBSTW-00484 genome includes a window with the following:
- the asmA gene encoding outer membrane assembly protein AsmA, whose product MRRILTTLMILLAVVVAGLTALVLLVNPNDFRAYMVKEVAERSGYQLELDGPLRWHVWPQLSILSGRMTLTAPGADEPVIRADNMRLDVALMPLISHQLQVKQVMLKGAVIQLTSKTEAVRSQNAPVVPHDNTLPQVPEDRGWSYDVRQLQVVDSVLFFQHEDGEQVTVRDIRLQMEQDENHHATLDFSGRVNRDQRDLALSLSAQVQGGDYPHSLKADISQLSWQLRGAELPAEGISGQGSMQASWLEDAKKLSFNNLNLTANGSNIAGNASVVLGEQPDWELNLQASTLNLDSLLSHASPSTENGINQQGQSQTRQLRPVIADNDIQQDYNALRGFNARMTLTADQLQWRGMHFTQVKSDISNQQGLLTINQMQGSLDGGRLSLPGSLDARGDTPQASFQPKLENVEISSILKAFNYSLNLTSKLSLNGDFSGEKIDADDFRRSWQGQAQIQMTDTRTEGLNFQQLVQQAVERSTNVQAQENYDNATRLDSVSTALALDNGLVTLSRMQGQSELMALTGQGELNLLKEDCDMRFNVRVLGGWKGESKLIDRLKQTAIPLRIYGNWQTLSYSLQVDQILRKQLQDEAKKRLNEWAERNKNTQDGKDVKKLLDKL is encoded by the coding sequence ATGAGACGAATTCTGACCACGCTGATGATCTTACTGGCGGTAGTTGTCGCCGGTCTTACCGCGCTGGTATTGCTGGTCAATCCCAACGACTTTCGCGCCTATATGGTCAAAGAGGTGGCGGAGCGCAGCGGCTATCAGCTTGAACTCGATGGCCCGCTGCGCTGGCACGTTTGGCCGCAGCTCAGTATTCTCTCAGGCCGTATGACTTTGACCGCGCCTGGCGCAGATGAACCGGTCATTCGCGCTGATAATATGCGCCTTGACGTCGCGCTGATGCCGCTGATTTCCCATCAGTTGCAGGTCAAGCAGGTGATGCTAAAAGGTGCGGTTATCCAGCTAACCTCTAAAACTGAAGCCGTGCGTAGCCAGAATGCGCCGGTGGTTCCGCACGACAACACGCTGCCTCAGGTGCCTGAGGACCGCGGCTGGTCATATGACGTTCGGCAGCTTCAGGTTGTTGATAGCGTACTCTTCTTCCAGCATGAAGATGGCGAACAGGTTACGGTACGCGATATTCGTCTGCAGATGGAACAGGATGAAAATCATCACGCCACGCTTGATTTTTCAGGCCGGGTAAACCGCGATCAGCGGGATCTGGCGCTCTCTTTATCTGCGCAGGTGCAAGGCGGCGATTACCCACACTCCCTGAAGGCGGATATTTCGCAGTTAAGCTGGCAGCTTCGCGGGGCGGAACTCCCTGCGGAAGGGATTAGCGGGCAGGGCAGCATGCAGGCTAGCTGGCTTGAAGATGCCAAAAAGCTCAGTTTCAATAATCTGAATTTAACCGCTAACGGTAGCAACATTGCCGGGAACGCCAGCGTGGTGCTGGGCGAGCAGCCGGATTGGGAACTGAATCTTCAGGCAAGTACGTTGAACCTTGACAGCCTGCTTTCCCATGCCTCGCCGTCTACTGAAAATGGCATCAACCAGCAAGGTCAGAGCCAGACCAGACAGCTACGCCCGGTTATTGCGGATAATGATATTCAGCAGGACTACAACGCTCTGCGCGGCTTTAATGCCCGAATGACCCTGACGGCTGACCAGCTACAGTGGCGGGGGATGCATTTTACTCAGGTTAAAAGCGATATCAGCAACCAGCAGGGGCTGCTGACCATCAATCAGATGCAGGGGAGTCTGGATGGCGGGCGACTGTCGTTACCGGGTTCACTGGACGCTCGCGGCGACACGCCACAAGCCTCGTTCCAGCCGAAACTGGAAAACGTTGAGATAAGCTCGATTCTGAAAGCCTTCAACTACTCGTTAAACCTTACCAGTAAACTGTCGCTGAACGGCGATTTCTCGGGTGAAAAGATTGATGCCGACGATTTCCGCCGTAGCTGGCAGGGGCAGGCGCAAATTCAGATGACGGATACGCGCACTGAGGGGCTGAACTTCCAGCAACTGGTCCAGCAGGCCGTTGAGCGTAGCACTAACGTTCAGGCACAGGAAAACTACGATAATGCCACCCGGCTGGATTCGGTGAGCACCGCGCTGGCGCTGGATAATGGCCTGGTGACCTTAAGTCGCATGCAGGGGCAATCTGAGCTAATGGCGTTAACCGGGCAGGGCGAGCTCAACCTGCTGAAAGAAGACTGCGATATGCGCTTCAACGTTCGGGTTTTAGGCGGCTGGAAGGGCGAGAGTAAGCTTATCGACAGGCTCAAGCAGACGGCGATTCCATTACGTATTTATGGTAACTGGCAGACGCTGAGCTACAGCCTGCAGGTTGACCAGATATTGCGTAAACAGCTGCAGGACGAAGCGAAAAAACGGCTTAACGAATGGGCTGAGCGCAATAAAAATACCCAGGACGGGAAGGACGTGAAGAAGCTGCTTGATAAGCTGTGA
- the udk gene encoding uridine kinase, translated as MTDTSHQCVIIGIAGASASGKSLIASTLYRELREQVGDEHIGVIPEDSYYKDQSHLSMEERVKTNYDHPSSMDHSLLFQHLQMLRSGQPIELPVYSYVEHTRMPETIHIEPKKVIILEGILLLTDARLRNELSFSIFVDTPLDICLMRRIKRDVNERGRSMDSVMAQYQKTVRPMFLQFIDPSKQYADIIVPRGGKNRIAIDILKAKISQFFE; from the coding sequence ATGACTGATACGTCTCATCAGTGCGTCATTATAGGCATCGCCGGCGCATCGGCTTCGGGCAAAAGCCTTATCGCCAGTACGCTTTATCGTGAATTACGTGAACAGGTCGGCGATGAACATATCGGCGTTATTCCGGAAGACAGCTATTACAAGGATCAAAGTCATCTGTCGATGGAAGAGCGTGTAAAAACCAACTACGACCATCCGAGTTCCATGGATCATAGCCTGTTGTTTCAGCATTTACAGATGCTGAGAAGCGGCCAGCCGATTGAGCTACCGGTGTACAGCTACGTTGAACATACTCGTATGCCGGAAACCATTCATATTGAACCGAAGAAAGTCATCATCCTTGAAGGGATCCTGCTGCTGACCGACGCCCGCCTGCGTAACGAGCTCAGCTTCTCTATTTTCGTCGATACCCCGCTGGATATCTGCCTGATGCGCCGCATTAAGCGCGATGTCAACGAGCGCGGGCGTTCAATGGACTCGGTGATGGCGCAGTACCAGAAAACGGTGCGTCCGATGTTCCTGCAGTTTATCGACCCTTCCAAACAGTATGCCGATATTATTGTGCCTCGCGGCGGTAAGAACCGTATCGCCATCGATATTCTGAAGGCCAAAATCAGTCAGTTCTTTGAATAA
- a CDS encoding TerC family protein has translation MEWIADPSIWAGLITLVVIELVLGIDNLVFIAILAEKLPPAQRDRARVTGLLLAMVMRLLLLASISWLVTLTKPLIIWHDLSFSARDLIMLFGGLFLLFKATVELNERLEGKDSDNPTQRKGAKFWGVVAQIVVLDAIFSLDSVITAVGMVDHLAVMMAAVIIAISLMLMASKALTRFVNSHPTIVILCLSFLLMIGFSLIAEGFGFPIPKGYLYAAIGFSVMIESFNQLAIFNRRRFLSANLTLRQRTTEAVMSLLSGRKNNGELDSDTAALVADREENPLFNPQERRMIERVLNLNQRTVSSIMTSRHDIEHIDLSAPEEEIRALLDKNQHTRLVVTGDDDDEDMLGVVHVIDLLQQSLHNEPLNLQALIRQPLVFPETLPLLPALEQFRNARTHFAFVVDEFGSVEGIVTLSDVMETIAGNLPNEVEEIDARHDIHKNGDDSWTVNGHMPLEDLVQYVPLPLDEKREYHTVAGLLMEYLQHIPQEGEEVEIGGYVLRTLQVESHRVQKVQIVPPAPEENELDYEV, from the coding sequence ATGGAATGGATTGCCGACCCCTCTATCTGGGCCGGTCTCATAACTCTTGTCGTTATTGAGCTGGTACTCGGTATTGATAATCTGGTCTTTATCGCAATTCTTGCGGAAAAACTCCCTCCTGCGCAGCGAGATCGCGCGCGGGTAACCGGTTTGCTGCTGGCGATGGTGATGCGCCTGCTGCTGCTGGCCTCTATCTCCTGGCTGGTCACCCTCACTAAGCCCCTGATTATCTGGCACGATTTGAGCTTTAGCGCTCGCGATTTGATCATGCTGTTTGGCGGACTTTTCCTGCTTTTCAAAGCGACAGTTGAGCTAAACGAACGACTGGAAGGAAAGGATAGCGATAACCCTACCCAGCGCAAAGGGGCAAAATTCTGGGGCGTTGTGGCGCAAATCGTCGTTCTTGATGCCATTTTCTCCCTCGACTCGGTAATTACCGCCGTCGGGATGGTTGACCATCTGGCGGTAATGATGGCGGCGGTGATCATCGCTATTAGCCTGATGCTGATGGCCAGTAAAGCCCTGACCCGCTTTGTTAACAGCCATCCGACGATAGTTATCCTTTGCTTAAGCTTCCTGCTGATGATCGGCTTTAGCCTGATAGCCGAAGGCTTTGGCTTCCCGATTCCTAAGGGTTATCTGTATGCGGCTATCGGCTTCTCAGTAATGATTGAATCATTTAATCAGCTGGCAATTTTTAACCGCCGTCGCTTTCTCTCTGCCAACCTGACGCTGCGCCAGAGAACCACTGAGGCGGTAATGAGCCTGTTGAGTGGTCGCAAAAACAATGGCGAGTTAGATAGCGATACCGCCGCACTGGTTGCCGATCGAGAGGAGAACCCGCTATTTAACCCTCAGGAACGGCGGATGATTGAACGGGTGCTGAATCTCAATCAGCGCACCGTCAGTAGCATAATGACCTCACGTCATGATATTGAACATATTGACCTCAGCGCCCCGGAAGAAGAGATCCGCGCTTTACTCGATAAAAATCAGCATACCCGCCTAGTGGTCACCGGCGACGATGACGATGAAGATATGCTTGGCGTTGTGCATGTTATTGATCTTCTGCAACAATCGTTGCACAACGAACCGCTCAATCTGCAGGCCCTGATTCGCCAGCCGCTGGTATTCCCGGAAACGCTGCCGCTGCTCCCCGCACTGGAGCAGTTCCGTAACGCCAGAACCCACTTTGCGTTCGTCGTTGATGAATTTGGTTCCGTTGAAGGCATTGTGACCCTTAGCGATGTGATGGAAACCATTGCCGGTAACCTGCCGAATGAGGTGGAGGAGATCGATGCCCGTCACGATATTCATAAAAACGGCGATGATAGCTGGACGGTCAACGGCCATATGCCGCTGGAAGATTTAGTTCAGTACGTCCCTCTTCCACTGGATGAGAAACGTGAATACCACACGGTTGCCGGTCTGCTGATGGAGTATCTGCAGCATATTCCGCAGGAAGGTGAAGAAGTAGAAATCGGCGGGTATGTTCTGCGCACGTTGCAGGTTGAAAGTCATCGGGTGCAAAAAGTACAGATAGTGCCGCCAGCGCCGGAAGAAAATGAACTGGATTATGAAGTGTAA
- a CDS encoding phosphatase PAP2 family protein: MNWQVVTFFGDSTVLLPSAAVLFIVLFLRKDSKQVAWHWALLFGITGAIVCASKLAFMGWGIGIRELDFTGFSGHTALSTAFWPIFLWLLCVRATPAFRFSSVVLGYALAGFVGYSRLMIHAHSTSEVIAGFMLGAAGSALFLLIQLRTSGTHTAQLSWGGLASVVIIPALLLNTGARAPTQSLLGEIAVKLGSLEKPFTRADLHKRFY; encoded by the coding sequence ATGAACTGGCAGGTAGTCACTTTTTTTGGCGATAGTACCGTGCTGTTACCCAGTGCGGCCGTGTTGTTTATCGTTCTTTTTCTGCGAAAAGATTCAAAGCAGGTGGCCTGGCACTGGGCGCTGCTGTTTGGTATCACCGGCGCGATTGTTTGCGCATCAAAACTGGCATTTATGGGTTGGGGTATCGGCATTCGCGAGCTGGACTTTACCGGTTTTAGCGGGCACACCGCATTATCTACCGCCTTCTGGCCAATCTTCTTATGGCTGTTGTGCGTGCGTGCTACACCAGCGTTTCGTTTTTCTTCGGTCGTTCTGGGTTATGCATTAGCCGGATTTGTGGGCTATTCACGATTGATGATTCATGCCCATTCAACCTCAGAGGTTATCGCAGGTTTTATGCTGGGGGCTGCGGGAAGCGCATTGTTCCTGCTTATACAGTTGCGCACAAGTGGTACTCATACGGCCCAGTTGTCCTGGGGAGGGTTAGCAAGCGTGGTTATCATCCCGGCACTGTTGCTGAATACCGGGGCCAGGGCACCCACTCAGTCTTTATTGGGTGAGATTGCGGTGAAGCTTGGATCACTGGAAAAACCTTTTACCCGAGCCGACCTTCATAAGCGATTTTATTGA
- the galF gene encoding UTP--glucose-1-phosphate uridylyltransferase GalF produces MVSLKAVIPVAGLGMHMLPATKAIPKEMLPIVDKPMVQYIVDEIVAAGIKEIVLVTHSSKNAVENHFDTSYELEALLEQRVKRQLLAEVQAICPPGVTIMNVRQGQQLGLGHSILCARPVIGDNPFVVVLPDIILDDASADPLRYNLAAMVARFNETGRSQVLAKRMEGDLSEYSVIQTKDALESAGQVARIVEFIEKPDEPQTLDSDLMAVGRYVLSADVWSELEHTEPGAWGRIQLTDAIAELAKKQSVDAMLMTGESYDCGKKMGYMQAFVNYGLRNHKEGTKFRESIKKLLA; encoded by the coding sequence ATGGTGAGTTTGAAAGCAGTGATACCGGTAGCAGGACTAGGGATGCATATGTTACCTGCGACCAAGGCCATCCCAAAAGAGATGCTGCCGATCGTCGATAAGCCAATGGTGCAGTATATTGTTGATGAAATCGTAGCTGCTGGTATCAAGGAGATTGTACTGGTCACCCACTCCTCGAAGAACGCCGTGGAAAACCATTTTGACACCTCATATGAGCTTGAAGCTTTGCTTGAGCAGCGCGTAAAACGCCAGCTGCTGGCGGAGGTTCAGGCTATCTGCCCTCCAGGCGTAACCATTATGAACGTGCGTCAGGGCCAACAGCTTGGATTAGGCCACTCAATTCTTTGTGCACGTCCGGTCATTGGCGACAATCCGTTTGTGGTTGTGCTGCCGGATATCATCCTCGATGACGCCAGCGCTGACCCGCTGCGCTACAACCTTGCGGCGATGGTGGCGCGCTTCAACGAAACTGGTCGTAGCCAGGTCCTGGCCAAACGCATGGAAGGTGACCTCTCTGAATACTCCGTGATCCAGACCAAAGATGCGCTGGAATCTGCCGGTCAGGTTGCGCGTATCGTTGAGTTCATCGAAAAACCTGATGAACCTCAGACGCTGGATTCCGATCTGATGGCGGTTGGTCGCTATGTGCTTTCTGCGGATGTATGGTCTGAGCTGGAACATACCGAGCCAGGCGCGTGGGGCCGTATCCAATTAACCGATGCTATCGCAGAGCTGGCGAAAAAACAGTCGGTTGATGCCATGTTAATGACTGGCGAAAGCTATGACTGCGGTAAAAAAATGGGTTATATGCAGGCCTTTGTAAACTACGGGCTGCGTAACCATAAAGAAGGGACGAAATTCCGCGAGAGTATTAAAAAACTGTTAGCGTAA
- a CDS encoding IS3 family transposase (programmed frameshift): MTGILLGQEARKRKTPQEKIAIIQQTMEPGMNVSHVARLHGIQPSLLFKWKKQYQEGSLTAVAAGEEVVPASELTAALKQVRELQRLLGKKTMEVEILKEAVEYGQSPKMDSARALVAKGRGIALVSRTMGVSRAQLSLRINRSADWQDRRCNRRNDEADEEILSAILDIISDMPSYGYRRVWGILRKQRRTEGQPPVNAKRLYRIMSEHNLLLLHDKPERPKREHKGKIAVAESDMRWCSDGFEFGCDNGEKLRVTFALDCCDREAIDWAASTGGYDSSTVQDVMLRSVEKRFDDRLPDTAVQWLTDNGSAYTAYETRRFARELNLEPCTTAVSSPQSNGMAERFVKTMKEDYIAFMPKPDVRTALQNLAAAFTHYNENHPHSALGYHSPREYRRQRTSLT, translated from the exons ATGACCGGGATCCTGTTAGGGCAAGAAGCCCGTAAACGTAAAACTCCTCAGGAGAAGATCGCCATTATCCAGCAGACGATGGAGCCGGGCATGAATGTCTCCCATGTTGCCCGCCTGCATGGTATCCAGCCCAGCCTGCTGTTTAAGTGGAAGAAGCAATATCAGGAAGGCAGCCTCACCGCCGTTGCGGCCGGAGAGGAAGTCGTTCCTGCTTCTGAGCTTACTGCTGCTCTGAAGCAGGTCCGGGAACTTCAGCGCCTTCTGGGCAAGAAGACGATGGAAGTTGAGATCCTGAAAGAAGCCGTGGAGTACGGCCAGTCGC CGAAAATGGATAGCGCACGCGCCCTTGTTGCCAAAGGACGGGGAATAGCCCTGGTCAGCCGCACCATGGGCGTGTCGCGTGCGCAGCTGTCACTGCGGATTAACCGTTCTGCCGACTGGCAGGACAGGCGCTGTAACCGGCGTAATGACGAAGCAGACGAAGAAATACTGTCGGCTATCCTCGACATCATCAGCGATATGCCGAGTTATGGTTATCGACGCGTGTGGGGCATCCTGCGCAAGCAACGTCGCACAGAGGGACAGCCACCTGTGAACGCCAAACGGCTTTACAGGATAATGAGCGAGCATAACCTGTTGTTGTTGCATGACAAACCAGAGCGACCGAAGCGTGAACATAAGGGCAAGATAGCGGTGGCAGAAAGCGATATGCGCTGGTGTTCAGATGGCTTCGAGTTCGGCTGCGACAACGGCGAAAAACTGCGGGTAACGTTCGCGCTGGACTGCTGCGACCGTGAGGCCATAGACTGGGCAGCAAGCACGGGAGGCTATGACAGTTCGACCGTGCAGGATGTGATGCTGAGGTCTGTGGAAAAGCGCTTCGACGACAGGTTGCCCGACACAGCGGTGCAGTGGCTGACGGACAACGGTTCAGCGTATACCGCGTATGAAACGCGGAGGTTCGCGAGAGAGCTGAATCTGGAGCCCTGCACAACAGCGGTGAGCAGCCCGCAGAGTAATGGCATGGCCGAACGGTTCGTGAAAACGATGAAAGAAGACTATATCGCGTTTATGCCAAAACCGGATGTGAGAACAGCACTGCAAAACCTTGCAGCAGCGTTCACGCATTACAATGAAAACCACCCGCACAGCGCGCTGGGATATCACTCCCCGAGGGAATACCGGCGGCAGCGGACATCGTTAACTTAA
- a CDS encoding citrate synthase, which translates to MTTKSLTLALDEQQSIPLSTVSGTLGHVGMDIRPLASAGLCSFDPGFTNTAGCTSAISWIDTEKSILLHRGYPVDQLARQCDFLEVAYILLQGDAPDEASYQIFKNNITRHSLVHEQIARMCSSFRRDSHPMALMCALVGTLAAFYHDVLDVENPEHRALAATRLLSKMPTLAAMSYKFSIEQPAQYPRNDLSYAGNFLHMLFAIPAEQYQLNPVIEQAMNQILVLHADHGQCASTTTVRAAGSSGANLFACIAAGLASLWGPTHGGANEASMRMLEEIQTVDQIPAFLSKAKRDPQAFRRLGFGNSRYRNLDPRAAILRETCHRVLKELGMSDMPLQVAMALEEVALTDPYFIENGLSPSVDFYTAVILKAMGLPASMFVVITAVGRTLGWVAHWNEMHEAPLNIYRPRQIYTGEGMRDYVSRREGN; encoded by the coding sequence CAGCTTTGACCCCGGTTTTACTAATACCGCAGGCTGTACGTCGGCCATCTCCTGGATTGATACCGAAAAAAGTATTCTGCTGCACCGCGGTTACCCGGTCGATCAACTGGCTCGCCAGTGTGACTTCCTTGAAGTGGCTTATATTCTGCTGCAAGGTGACGCGCCTGATGAAGCCAGCTATCAGATCTTTAAAAACAATATTACCCGTCACAGCCTGGTGCACGAGCAGATTGCCCGTATGTGCAGTAGCTTTCGTCGCGACTCTCATCCGATGGCCTTAATGTGCGCGCTGGTAGGAACTCTGGCGGCGTTCTATCACGATGTGCTGGACGTCGAAAATCCGGAGCACCGCGCGCTGGCCGCTACTCGCTTGCTGTCGAAAATGCCGACGCTTGCGGCGATGAGCTACAAGTTTTCTATTGAGCAACCGGCGCAGTATCCACGGAACGATCTCTCTTATGCGGGTAATTTCCTGCATATGCTGTTTGCCATCCCGGCGGAACAGTATCAATTAAACCCAGTGATCGAGCAGGCGATGAACCAAATCCTGGTGCTGCACGCCGATCACGGCCAGTGCGCATCGACCACAACCGTTCGGGCTGCGGGCTCTTCCGGCGCGAATCTTTTTGCCTGTATTGCCGCTGGGCTCGCTTCTCTGTGGGGGCCGACCCACGGTGGAGCCAACGAAGCCAGTATGCGGATGCTGGAAGAGATTCAGACTGTTGATCAGATCCCTGCGTTTCTGAGTAAAGCGAAACGCGATCCGCAGGCGTTTCGTCGTCTCGGCTTCGGTAACTCCCGCTACCGTAACCTTGACCCAAGAGCCGCTATTTTGCGCGAGACCTGTCATCGGGTACTGAAGGAATTGGGGATGTCTGATATGCCGCTGCAGGTGGCGATGGCGCTTGAAGAGGTGGCGCTGACCGACCCGTACTTTATCGAAAATGGTCTGTCGCCAAGCGTGGATTTCTATACTGCGGTGATCCTCAAAGCGATGGGGCTACCTGCGTCGATGTTTGTGGTGATTACCGCTGTAGGCAGAACGCTCGGCTGGGTGGCGCACTGGAATGAAATGCACGAAGCGCCGCTGAATATTTATCGCCCGCGGCAGATTTATACCGGGGAAGGGATGCGAGATTACGTTTCGCGCCGTGAAGGGAATTAA
- the dcd gene encoding dCTP deaminase encodes MRLCDRDIEAWLDEGRLGINPRPPIERINGATVDVRLGNKFRTFRGHTAGFIDLSGPKAEVSAALDRVMSEEIVLPDGEAFFLHPGELALAVTFESVTLPPDLVGWLDGRSSLARLGLMVHVTAHRIDPGWSGCIVLEFYNSGKLPLALRPGMLIGALSFEPLSGPAVRPYNRREDAKYRDQQGAVASRIDKD; translated from the coding sequence ATGCGTTTGTGCGACCGAGATATAGAAGCCTGGTTGGATGAGGGACGGCTGGGCATTAACCCGCGCCCGCCCATTGAGCGCATTAATGGCGCGACGGTCGATGTACGTCTGGGGAATAAATTCCGTACTTTTCGCGGGCATACTGCGGGCTTTATTGACCTGAGCGGGCCTAAAGCGGAAGTGAGCGCGGCGCTGGATCGCGTGATGAGCGAAGAGATTGTTCTGCCGGATGGCGAGGCGTTTTTCCTGCATCCGGGTGAGCTGGCGCTGGCGGTGACGTTTGAATCCGTCACCCTGCCGCCGGATCTGGTCGGCTGGCTTGACGGGCGTTCTTCGCTGGCGCGTCTGGGTTTGATGGTGCACGTTACCGCGCACCGCATCGATCCAGGCTGGTCCGGCTGTATCGTGTTGGAGTTCTATAATTCAGGTAAGCTGCCGCTGGCGCTGCGTCCGGGGATGCTTATCGGCGCGTTAAGTTTTGAACCCTTATCCGGCCCGGCGGTGCGGCCTTATAACCGTCGCGAAGATGCAAAATATCGCGACCAGCAGGGCGCGGTAGCGAGTCGAATCGACAAGGACTGA
- the alkA gene encoding DNA-3-methyladenine glycosylase 2 — translation MTLLPWHPPYDWQWMFSFLGARAVQGIETFADGSYSRSFALKGHSGLITVTPDDAAQGMRVTLSAGLQPVADECLVRIARLFDLSCDPQQVALTLGNLAQPRPGLRLPGSLDAFEQAVRAVLGQLVSVAMAAKLTGKVVAAFGEPLIDAPGFYLFPGAQRLAQADPLAIKALGMPLRRAQALVHLAQAAISGELPLVAPDNIEAGMKQLQTLPGIGRWTASYFALRGWQAQDIFLPDDYLIKQRFPEMTPARIARYASRWQPWRSYALLHIWYTEGWSPDEE, via the coding sequence ATGACGTTGTTACCCTGGCATCCCCCCTACGACTGGCAATGGATGTTTAGTTTTCTTGGTGCGCGTGCGGTGCAGGGGATTGAGACCTTTGCCGACGGGAGCTATAGCCGCAGCTTTGCGCTAAAGGGCCACTCAGGGCTGATCACGGTGACGCCGGACGATGCCGCGCAGGGCATGCGGGTGACGCTTTCCGCCGGGCTGCAGCCGGTTGCGGACGAGTGCCTGGTGAGAATTGCGCGCTTGTTTGATTTATCCTGCGACCCGCAGCAGGTCGCCCTGACCTTGGGAAACCTCGCTCAGCCGAGGCCGGGGCTTCGGCTGCCGGGCTCCCTCGACGCGTTTGAGCAGGCGGTGCGCGCGGTGCTGGGGCAGTTGGTCAGCGTAGCGATGGCGGCAAAGTTGACCGGGAAAGTGGTGGCGGCCTTCGGAGAGCCGCTGATCGACGCCCCGGGTTTTTACCTGTTTCCTGGTGCGCAACGGCTGGCGCAGGCCGATCCGCTGGCGATTAAGGCTTTGGGCATGCCGCTGCGGCGCGCCCAGGCGCTGGTTCATCTGGCGCAAGCGGCCATCAGCGGCGAGCTCCCCCTCGTTGCGCCGGATAATATAGAAGCGGGTATGAAGCAGTTGCAGACCCTGCCGGGCATTGGCCGCTGGACGGCGAGCTATTTCGCGCTGCGCGGCTGGCAGGCACAGGACATCTTCCTGCCGGATGACTACCTGATTAAACAGCGCTTTCCCGAAATGACACCTGCTCGTATTGCGCGCTATGCCAGCCGCTGGCAGCCGTGGCGATCGTACGCGTTACTACATATATGGTACACGGAAGGCTGGTCGCCGGATGAGGAATAG
- the yegD gene encoding molecular chaperone: MFIGFDYGTANCSVAVMRENTPQLLTLENGSSLLPSMLCAPTREAVSEWLYRHHDVPTNGDENQALLRRAISFNREEDIDVLSNSVQFGLASLHQYVEDPEEVYFVKSPKSFLGASGLKPQQVALFEDLVCAMMLHIKLQAQTQLPETIDQAVIGRPINFQGLGGDEANAQAQGILERAAKRAGFRDVVFQFEPVAAGLDFEATLTEEKRVLVVDIGGGTTDCSLLLMGPQWREKADRQQSLLGHSGCRVGGNDLDIALAFKCLMPLLGMGGDTEKGIALPILPWWNAVAINDVPAQTDFYSTANGRLLNDLLRSARDSEKVALLLKVWRQRLSYRLVRSAEESKIALSAQPSVMTGLPFISDELATAISQQGLEAALDQPLARIMEQVQLALDNSNDKPDVIYLTGGSARSPLIKKALAAHLPGIPVAGGDDFGSVTAGLARWAQVVFR, from the coding sequence ATGTTTATTGGTTTTGACTACGGTACCGCTAACTGTTCGGTAGCGGTCATGCGTGAGAATACTCCGCAGTTGCTGACGCTGGAAAACGGCAGTTCGCTGCTGCCTTCAATGCTTTGCGCACCTACCCGCGAGGCGGTCAGCGAGTGGCTCTACCGCCATCATGATGTTCCTACCAACGGTGATGAAAACCAGGCGCTGCTGCGTCGCGCCATTAGCTTCAACCGCGAGGAAGATATCGACGTACTCAGCAACAGCGTGCAGTTTGGTCTTGCCTCGCTGCATCAGTACGTCGAAGATCCGGAAGAAGTGTACTTTGTGAAGTCGCCGAAATCGTTCCTCGGCGCCAGCGGGCTCAAGCCGCAGCAGGTTGCGCTGTTTGAAGATTTAGTTTGCGCCATGATGCTGCATATCAAATTACAGGCGCAAACGCAGCTGCCGGAAACTATCGACCAGGCGGTTATCGGGCGGCCAATTAACTTTCAGGGCCTCGGCGGCGATGAAGCCAACGCCCAGGCGCAGGGTATTCTGGAGCGAGCGGCAAAGCGCGCGGGCTTCCGTGACGTGGTATTTCAGTTTGAACCGGTCGCCGCCGGTCTGGATTTCGAAGCAACCCTGACTGAAGAAAAACGCGTTCTGGTCGTCGATATCGGCGGCGGTACTACCGACTGTTCGCTGCTGCTAATGGGCCCGCAGTGGCGAGAAAAAGCCGATCGCCAGCAGAGCCTGCTTGGCCATAGCGGCTGTCGCGTTGGTGGTAACGACCTGGATATCGCCCTGGCCTTTAAGTGCCTGATGCCGCTGCTGGGCATGGGCGGCGACACCGAGAAAGGTATCGCGCTGCCGATTCTACCGTGGTGGAATGCGGTAGCGATTAACGACGTTCCAGCGCAGACCGATTTTTACAGCACCGCCAACGGCCGCCTGCTGAACGATTTACTGCGCAGCGCTCGCGACAGCGAGAAAGTCGCCCTATTACTGAAGGTCTGGCGTCAGCGTCTGAGCTACCGCCTGGTGCGTAGTGCGGAGGAGAGCAAAATCGCCCTTTCCGCACAGCCGAGCGTGATGACCGGACTGCCGTTTATCAGCGACGAACTGGCAACAGCTATCAGCCAGCAGGGACTCGAAGCCGCGCTGGATCAGCCGTTGGCCCGCATTATGGAGCAGGTGCAGTTGGCGCTGGATAACAGCAATGACAAACCTGATGTGATTTACCTGACCGGCGGTAGCGCTCGCTCTCCGCTGATAAAAAAAGCGCTGGCGGCTCACCTGCCGGGTATTCCCGTTGCTGGTGGCGATGATTTTGGCTCGGTAACGGCCGGATTAGCCCGCTGGGCGCAGGTGGTATTTCGCTAG